In Oryza sativa Japonica Group chromosome 11, ASM3414082v1, the following are encoded in one genomic region:
- the LOC4349912 gene encoding probable LRR receptor-like serine/threonine-protein kinase At3g47570 isoform X5 — MKITAVGQLILVLMACSSHAVICSTFGNGTDQLSLLEFKKAISLDPQQSLISWNDSTNYCSWEGVSCSLKNPGRVTSLNLTNRALVGHISPSLGNLTFLKYLALLKNALSGEIPPSLGHLRRLQYLYLSGNTLQGSIPSFANCSELKVLWVHRNNLTGQFPADWPPNLQQLQLSINNLTGTIPASLANITSLNVLSCVYNHIEGNIPNEFAKLPNLQTLYVGSNQLSGSFPQVLLNLSTLINLSLGLNHLSGEVPSNLGSALPNLEIFELPVNFFHGRIPSSLTNASNLYFLELSNNNFTGLVPRTIGELNKLQMLNLEWNQLQAHREQDWEFLQSLGNCTELQVFSMTGNRLQGHVPSSLGNLSDQLQELHLAESKLSGVLPEWLGTIKTLQKVSLGSNFFTGAIPSSFSNLSQLGELYLDSNQLVGQLPPSFGTLPILQVLIVSNNNLHGSIPKEIFRIPTIVQISLSFNNLDAPLHNDIGKAKQLTYLQLSSNNISGYIPSTLGDSESLEDIELDHNVFSGSIPASLENIKTLKVLNLSYNNLSGSIPASLGNLQLVEQLDLSFNNLKGEVPTKGIFKNTTAIRVGGNPGLCGGSLELHLLTCSSTPLNSVKHKQFIFLKVALPIAIMTSLVIAISIMWFWNRKQNRQSISSPSFGRKFPKVSYSDLVRATEGFSASNLIGRGRYGSVYQGKLFPERNLVAVKVFNLETRGAGKSFIAECNALKNVRHRNLITILTACSSIDSSGNDFKALVYEFMPRGDLHNLLYSTRDGNGSSNLSYVSLAQRLNIAVDVSDALAYLHHNHQGSIVHSDLKPSNILLDDNMTAHVGDFGLAAFKSDSAASSFGDSSLTSSFAIKGTIGYVAPECAGGGRVSTASDIYSFGIVLLEIFIRRKPTDDMFKDGLSISKYTEINFPDKMLQIVDPQLLRELDICQETSINVEKNEVCCLLSVLNIGLHCTKLVPGERMSMQEVASKLHGIRDEYLRGY; from the exons ATGAAGATTACTGCAGTTGGACAGTTGATCTTGGTTCTGATGGCTTGCAGCTCACATGCAGTCATCTGCTCAACTTTTGGAAATGGAACAGATCAGCTGTCACTTCTTGAATTCAAGAAGGCAATCAGTCTTGATCCGCAGCAATCCTTGATCTCCTGGAATGATAGCACCAACTACTGCAGCTGGGAAGGTGTCTCATGCAGTCTGAAGAATCCAGGTCGTGTCACCTCCCTTAATCTTACAAACCGAGCTCTAGTAGGGCACATCTCTCCTTCACTTGGGAACCTAACATTCCTGAAGTATCTTGCACTGCTCAAAAATGCACTCTCTGGAGAAATCCCTCCTTCCCTTGGACATTTGCGTCGCCTCCAGTATCTTTACTTGAGTGGCAACACACTGCAAGGAAGCATACCAAGCTTTGCAAACTGCTCAGAGCTCAAGGTTCTGTGGGTGCACAGGAACAACCTAACTGGGCAGTTTCCTGCAGATTGGCCTCCTAATCTTCAACAGCTGCAACTTTCAATCAATAATCTGACAGGTACAATCCCTGCTTCTCTTGCCAACATCACCTCACTGAATGTGCTTAGTTGCGTGTATAATCACATAGAAGGGAACATTCCGAATGAGTTTGCGAAGTTACCCAACCTTCAGACTCTTTATGTGGGTTCTAATCAACTGTCAGGTAGCTTTCCACAAGTCCTCTTGAATCTTTCTACTCTCATTAACCTTAGCCTTGGCCTTAATCATCTAAGTGGAGAGGTTCCATCCAATCTCGGTAGCGCTCTGCCCAATCTTGAGATATTTGAATTGCCTGTCAACTTCTTTCATGGGCGTATTCCCAGTTCACTGACAAACGCTTCCAATTTATATTTCCTTGAGTTATCAAATAACAATTTCACCGGATTGGTGCCTAGAACAATTGGGGAACTTAACAAGCTCCAGATGTTGAATCTTGAATGGAATCAGCTCCAAGCACATAGAGAACAAGATTGGGAGTTTCTGCAAAGCTTGGGCAACTGCACTGAGCTACAAGTTTTCTCCATGACTGGGAACCGTCTACAAGGGCATGTGCCTAGTTCGTTGGGTAACCTTTCTGATCAACTCCAGGAGCTACACTTGGCAGAAAGTAAACTTTCAG GTGTGCTTCCAGAATGGCTTGGAACCATCAAAACTTTGCAAAAGGTATCTTTGGGTAGCAATTTCTTTACTGGAGCCATCCCATCATCTTTCTCAAATCTGTCTCAATTGGGAGAACTATATTTAGACTCAAACCAGTTAGTTGGCCAATTACCACCAAGCTTTGGAACCCTCCCAATCCTTCAAGTATTGATTGTCTCGAACAATAATCTTCATGGTAGCATACCAAAGGAGATCTTCAGAATTCCAACCATAGTGCAAATTAGCTTATCTTTCAACAATCTAGATGCACCCCTCCATAATGACATTGGCAAGGCAAAACAACTCACATATCTTCAGCTTTCATCAAATAATATATCTGGATATATTCCTAGCACTTTGGGTGACTCTGAAAGTTTGGAAGACATAGAGTTGGACCACAACGTTTTCAGTGGAAGCATCCCTGCATCTCTAGAAAACATAAAGACTCTAAAAGTTCTCAACTTGTCTTACAACAACCTGTCTGGATCAATACCGGCATCACTTGGTAACCTACAACTTGTTGAACAACTAGACCTATCATTCAACAATCTTAAGGGAGAGGTCCCAACAAAAGGTATATTCAAGAACACAACTGCTATAAGGGTTGGTGGAAATCCAGGACTTTGTGGGGGTTCCCTGGAGCTACACCTACTCACTTGTTCTAGCACTCCTTTGAATTCAGTTAAGCATAAGCAATTTATTTTTCTGAAAGTAGCTCTCCCAATAGCTATCATGACTTCACTTGTCATCGCCATCTCTATTATGTGGTTCTGGAATAGAAAACAAAACAGACAGTCTATTTCTTCACCTTCATTTGGCAGGAAATTTCCCAAAGTTTCTTACAGTGATCTTGTGAGAGCAACAGAGGGATTCTCTGCATCCAATTTAATTGGCAGAGGAAGATATGGTTCTGTATATCAGGGGAAACTATTTCCAGAGAGGAATTTGGTTGCCGTGAAAGTCTTCAATCTTGAAACAAGGGGTGCAGGCAAGAGTTTTATCGCAGAATGTAATGCCCTGAAAAATGTGCGACATCGTAATCTAATCACTATCCTTACTGCATGCTCCAGTATTGATTCATCTGGAAATGATTTTAAAGCCCTAGTGTATGAATTTATGCCACGAGGGGACTTACATAACTTACTATACTCAACTCGAGATGGCAATGGATCTTCAAATTTGTCCTATGTTTCCCTTGCTCAAAGATTAAACATCGCGGTGGACGTATCAGATGCATTGGCATACCTACACCATAACCATCAAGGAAGCATTGTTCACAGTGATCTAAAACCTAGCAACATTCTTCTCGATGATAATATGACAGCTCATGTTGGAGACTTTGGACTAGCAGCATTCAAATCTGATTCCGCAGCATCATCTTTTGGTGACTCAAGTTTGACTTCTTCCTTTGCAATAAAGGGAACCATAGGATATGTTGCTCCAG AATGTGCTGGGGGTGGTCGAGTTTCAACCGCCTCGGACATCTACAGCTTTGGAATTGTTCTCCTCGAAATATTCATTCGAAGGAAGCCGACAGATGACATGTTCAAGGATGGACTGAGCATCTCAAAGTATACAGAGATCAATTTCCCTGATAAGATGTTGCAGATTGTTGACCCACAGCTGCTCCGAGAACTAGACATCTGCCAAGAAACCTCAATTAATGTTGAGAAAAATGAAGTGTGTTGCCTGCTTTCTGTGCTAAATATTGGACTTCATTGCACCAAGTTGGTCCCGGGCGAGCGCATGAGCATGCAGGAGGTGGCCTCCAAGCTGCATGGAATTAGGGATGAATATCTGAGAGGATACTGA
- the LOC4349912 gene encoding putative receptor-like protein kinase At3g47110 isoform X4, whose amino-acid sequence MKITAVGQLILVLMACSSHAVICSTFGNGTDQLSLLEFKKAISLDPQQSLISWNDSTNYCSWEGVSCSLKNPGRVTSLNLTNRALVGHISPSLGNLTFLKYLALLKNALSGEIPPSLGHLRRLQYLYLSGNTLQGSIPSFANCSELKVLWVHRNNLTGQFPADWPPNLQQLQLSINNLTGTIPASLANITSLNVLSCVYNHIEGNIPNEFAKLPNLQTLYVGSNQLSGSFPQVLLNLSTLINLSLGLNHLSGEVPSNLGSALPNLEIFELPVNFFHGRIPSSLTNASNLYFLELSNNNFTGLVPRTIGELNKLQMLNLEWNQLQAHREQDWEFLQSLGNCTELQVFSMTGNRLQGHVPSSLGNLSDQLQELHLAESKLSGDFPSGIANLQNLIIVALGANLFTGVLPEWLGTIKTLQKVSLGSNFFTGAIPSSFSNLSQLGELYLDSNQLVGQLPPSFGTLPILQVLIVSNNNLHGSIPKEIFRIPTIVQISLSFNNLDAPLHNDIGKAKQLTYLQLSSNNISGYIPSTLGDSESLEDIELDHNVFSGSIPASLENIKTLKVLNLSYNNLSGSIPASLGNLQLVEQLDLSFNNLKGEVPTKGIFKNTTAIRVGGNPGLCGGSLELHLLTCSSTPLNSVKHKQFIFLKVALPIAIMTSLVIAISIMWFWNRKQNRQSISSPSFGRKFPKVSYSDLVRATEGFSASNLIGRGRYGSVYQGKLFPERNLVAVKVFNLETRGAGKSFIAECNALKNVRHRNLITILTACSSIDSSGNDFKALVYEFMPRGDLHNLLYSTRDGNGSSNLSYVSLAQRLNIAVDVSDALAYLHHNHQGSIVHSDLKPSNILLDDNMTAHVGDFGLAAFKSDSAASSFGDSSLTSSFAIKGTIGYVAPECAGGGRVSTASDIYSFGIVLLEIFIRRKPTDDMFKDGLSISKYTEINFPDKMLQIVDPQLLRELDICQETSINVEKNEVCCLLSVLNIGLHCTKLVPGERMSMQEVASKLHGIRDEYLRGY is encoded by the exons ATGAAGATTACTGCAGTTGGACAGTTGATCTTGGTTCTGATGGCTTGCAGCTCACATGCAGTCATCTGCTCAACTTTTGGAAATGGAACAGATCAGCTGTCACTTCTTGAATTCAAGAAGGCAATCAGTCTTGATCCGCAGCAATCCTTGATCTCCTGGAATGATAGCACCAACTACTGCAGCTGGGAAGGTGTCTCATGCAGTCTGAAGAATCCAGGTCGTGTCACCTCCCTTAATCTTACAAACCGAGCTCTAGTAGGGCACATCTCTCCTTCACTTGGGAACCTAACATTCCTGAAGTATCTTGCACTGCTCAAAAATGCACTCTCTGGAGAAATCCCTCCTTCCCTTGGACATTTGCGTCGCCTCCAGTATCTTTACTTGAGTGGCAACACACTGCAAGGAAGCATACCAAGCTTTGCAAACTGCTCAGAGCTCAAGGTTCTGTGGGTGCACAGGAACAACCTAACTGGGCAGTTTCCTGCAGATTGGCCTCCTAATCTTCAACAGCTGCAACTTTCAATCAATAATCTGACAGGTACAATCCCTGCTTCTCTTGCCAACATCACCTCACTGAATGTGCTTAGTTGCGTGTATAATCACATAGAAGGGAACATTCCGAATGAGTTTGCGAAGTTACCCAACCTTCAGACTCTTTATGTGGGTTCTAATCAACTGTCAGGTAGCTTTCCACAAGTCCTCTTGAATCTTTCTACTCTCATTAACCTTAGCCTTGGCCTTAATCATCTAAGTGGAGAGGTTCCATCCAATCTCGGTAGCGCTCTGCCCAATCTTGAGATATTTGAATTGCCTGTCAACTTCTTTCATGGGCGTATTCCCAGTTCACTGACAAACGCTTCCAATTTATATTTCCTTGAGTTATCAAATAACAATTTCACCGGATTGGTGCCTAGAACAATTGGGGAACTTAACAAGCTCCAGATGTTGAATCTTGAATGGAATCAGCTCCAAGCACATAGAGAACAAGATTGGGAGTTTCTGCAAAGCTTGGGCAACTGCACTGAGCTACAAGTTTTCTCCATGACTGGGAACCGTCTACAAGGGCATGTGCCTAGTTCGTTGGGTAACCTTTCTGATCAACTCCAGGAGCTACACTTGGCAGAAAGTAAACTTTCAGGTGATTTTCCTTCAGGTATAGCAAACCTTCAGAACCTGATTATTGTGGCGTTGGGTGCTAATCTATTTACAGGTGTGCTTCCAGAATGGCTTGGAACCATCAAAACTTTGCAAAAGGTATCTTTGGGTAGCAATTTCTTTACTGGAGCCATCCCATCATCTTTCTCAAATCTGTCTCAATTGGGAGAACTATATTTAGACTCAAACCAGTTAGTTGGCCAATTACCACCAAGCTTTGGAACCCTCCCAATCCTTCAAGTATTGATTGTCTCGAACAATAATCTTCATGGTAGCATACCAAAGGAGATCTTCAGAATTCCAACCATAGTGCAAATTAGCTTATCTTTCAACAATCTAGATGCACCCCTCCATAATGACATTGGCAAGGCAAAACAACTCACATATCTTCAGCTTTCATCAAATAATATATCTGGATATATTCCTAGCACTTTGGGTGACTCTGAAAGTTTGGAAGACATAGAGTTGGACCACAACGTTTTCAGTGGAAGCATCCCTGCATCTCTAGAAAACATAAAGACTCTAAAAGTTCTCAACTTGTCTTACAACAACCTGTCTGGATCAATACCGGCATCACTTGGTAACCTACAACTTGTTGAACAACTAGACCTATCATTCAACAATCTTAAGGGAGAGGTCCCAACAAAAGGTATATTCAAGAACACAACTGCTATAAGGGTTGGTGGAAATCCAGGACTTTGTGGGGGTTCCCTGGAGCTACACCTACTCACTTGTTCTAGCACTCCTTTGAATTCAGTTAAGCATAAGCAATTTATTTTTCTGAAAGTAGCTCTCCCAATAGCTATCATGACTTCACTTGTCATCGCCATCTCTATTATGTGGTTCTGGAATAGAAAACAAAACAGACAGTCTATTTCTTCACCTTCATTTGGCAGGAAATTTCCCAAAGTTTCTTACAGTGATCTTGTGAGAGCAACAGAGGGATTCTCTGCATCCAATTTAATTGGCAGAGGAAGATATGGTTCTGTATATCAGGGGAAACTATTTCCAGAGAGGAATTTGGTTGCCGTGAAAGTCTTCAATCTTGAAACAAGGGGTGCAGGCAAGAGTTTTATCGCAGAATGTAATGCCCTGAAAAATGTGCGACATCGTAATCTAATCACTATCCTTACTGCATGCTCCAGTATTGATTCATCTGGAAATGATTTTAAAGCCCTAGTGTATGAATTTATGCCACGAGGGGACTTACATAACTTACTATACTCAACTCGAGATGGCAATGGATCTTCAAATTTGTCCTATGTTTCCCTTGCTCAAAGATTAAACATCGCGGTGGACGTATCAGATGCATTGGCATACCTACACCATAACCATCAAGGAAGCATTGTTCACAGTGATCTAAAACCTAGCAACATTCTTCTCGATGATAATATGACAGCTCATGTTGGAGACTTTGGACTAGCAGCATTCAAATCTGATTCCGCAGCATCATCTTTTGGTGACTCAAGTTTGACTTCTTCCTTTGCAATAAAGGGAACCATAGGATATGTTGCTCCAG AATGTGCTGGGGGTGGTCGAGTTTCAACCGCCTCGGACATCTACAGCTTTGGAATTGTTCTCCTCGAAATATTCATTCGAAGGAAGCCGACAGATGACATGTTCAAGGATGGACTGAGCATCTCAAAGTATACAGAGATCAATTTCCCTGATAAGATGTTGCAGATTGTTGACCCACAGCTGCTCCGAGAACTAGACATCTGCCAAGAAACCTCAATTAATGTTGAGAAAAATGAAGTGTGTTGCCTGCTTTCTGTGCTAAATATTGGACTTCATTGCACCAAGTTGGTCCCGGGCGAGCGCATGAGCATGCAGGAGGTGGCCTCCAAGCTGCATGGAATTAGGGATGAATATCTGAGAGGATACTGA